One window of Catonella massiliensis genomic DNA carries:
- a CDS encoding chemotaxis protein CheW, producing MDKRSLEVEAKQYIVTKLGTEQYGIDISFVDNIVRMTRITRVPKSQPYFKGIINLRGEVIPVMSLRLKFGLSDDEFTNATRIIIIKLEELGGSIGILVDEVKEVVTIADDSIEKPSNSNNSEKAKYLIGVGRAHDALISLLNMQNVIIEKDKEKDKEKDKELA from the coding sequence ATGGATAAAAGAAGTTTAGAGGTAGAAGCTAAACAGTATATAGTTACAAAGCTTGGAACAGAGCAGTATGGAATAGATATTAGTTTTGTAGATAACATTGTAAGAATGACCAGGATTACAAGGGTACCTAAGTCACAGCCTTATTTCAAGGGTATCATCAACCTTAGAGGTGAAGTAATCCCTGTTATGAGCCTTAGGCTTAAATTTGGACTCTCTGATGATGAATTTACAAATGCTACAAGAATCATTATAATAAAGCTTGAAGAGCTGGGCGGCTCAATCGGCATCCTTGTTGATGAGGTAAAAGAGGTAGTAACCATTGCTGATGATTCGATTGAAAAGCCTTCTAACAGCAATAACAGCGAGAAAGCCAAGTACCTTATAGGCGTTGGAAGAGCTCACGATGCACTTATTTCTTTACTTAACATGCAGAATGTCATCATAGAAAAGGATAAGGAAAAGGATAAAGAAAAGGATAAGGAATTGGCATAA
- a CDS encoding chemotaxis protein CheA — MDTSQYLDIFVDETKEHIQVLSDQIMVLEKEPDNSDAIAEIFRSAHSLKGMAGTMGFKRMQRLTHDMENVFSAVREGKMKVNDSLVDTLFRGLDAIQEYLDLIQETSDEGDNDNEAIINELNQFLNGGGGEAPAAPAATSAPAATASAAATATEENAETNAKAKFHDIKLSEVEEHAIKKAFDDNMNVFGATVYIQESCLLKAARAFLVFKALEEIGEVIISSPAVQEIEDEKFDFDFSLIFLTKETENEVRAAIQNVSEIEDVVIEAIDEPKADEPKKADEPKKEEAPKSAAPAATAAAAAPAAKQDASKAKGKGKPVVSRSVRVDIEKLDSLMNQVSELIIAKNGLVSMSATDKRDSGDMSAFNEQIEYLGTVTTNLHETVMKVRMVPIESTVQKFPRMIRDLSKKLDKKMELYMTGEDTELDRTVVDEIGDPLMHLLRNSADHGLESNEERVRLGKPEVGSIFLDAYQEGNNVVIEVRDDGAGINVEKVKKKMVERGLVPADQIDTITDKEAIATLFSPSFSTADKVSDVSGRGVGLDVVKTNIESLGGTIECKTERGAGSSFTIRLPLTLAIVQALMVELGTEKYAIPLGSIQTIEEVTKDDIKYVQSKEVISLRGTVIPLIRLDTLLDVPEREANNDNIVIVIVRKADKLAGLVVDGLIGQQEIVIKSIGKYISTPKLISGSTILGDGEVALILDANVLL, encoded by the coding sequence ATGGATACAAGTCAATATTTGGATATTTTCGTAGACGAAACTAAGGAACATATTCAGGTTTTAAGCGATCAGATTATGGTTCTTGAAAAAGAGCCGGACAACAGCGATGCAATTGCAGAAATATTCCGTTCCGCACATTCCTTAAAGGGTATGGCAGGAACTATGGGATTTAAGAGAATGCAGCGCCTTACACACGATATGGAGAATGTGTTCTCCGCAGTTCGTGAAGGAAAAATGAAGGTTAACGACAGCCTCGTGGATACTCTTTTTAGAGGTCTTGATGCTATTCAGGAATATCTTGATTTGATTCAGGAAACTTCTGATGAGGGAGATAATGACAATGAGGCAATTATAAATGAACTCAACCAGTTCTTAAATGGTGGAGGCGGCGAAGCGCCTGCGGCTCCTGCAGCAACCTCTGCACCTGCTGCAACGGCCTCAGCAGCTGCCACAGCTACTGAAGAGAATGCAGAGACAAATGCCAAGGCAAAATTTCATGATATCAAATTATCTGAAGTTGAGGAGCATGCAATAAAGAAAGCATTTGATGACAATATGAATGTGTTCGGTGCTACCGTGTATATTCAGGAGTCTTGTCTTCTAAAGGCTGCAAGAGCTTTCCTTGTGTTTAAGGCTCTTGAAGAAATAGGTGAGGTTATTATATCTAGTCCTGCTGTTCAGGAAATTGAAGATGAAAAATTTGATTTTGACTTCAGTCTTATCTTCTTAACAAAGGAGACTGAGAATGAAGTTAGGGCAGCTATACAGAACGTTTCAGAAATCGAAGATGTTGTGATTGAGGCTATTGATGAGCCTAAGGCTGACGAACCTAAAAAGGCTGATGAGCCTAAGAAGGAAGAGGCTCCTAAGTCTGCCGCTCCTGCTGCCACAGCCGCAGCCGCAGCACCTGCTGCAAAGCAGGATGCAAGCAAGGCTAAGGGAAAAGGAAAGCCTGTAGTCAGCCGTTCAGTCCGTGTGGATATTGAGAAGCTTGACAGCCTTATGAATCAGGTGAGTGAGCTTATTATAGCTAAGAACGGTCTTGTCTCAATGAGCGCAACTGATAAGAGAGACAGCGGTGATATGTCTGCATTTAATGAGCAGATTGAATATCTTGGAACTGTTACCACCAATCTTCATGAGACTGTTATGAAGGTGAGGATGGTACCTATTGAAAGTACAGTTCAGAAGTTCCCACGTATGATCAGAGACCTTTCAAAGAAGCTTGACAAGAAGATGGAACTCTACATGACAGGTGAGGATACTGAGCTTGATAGAACTGTTGTAGATGAGATTGGTGATCCTCTTATGCACCTTCTTCGTAACTCAGCAGACCATGGTCTTGAGTCAAATGAGGAGAGAGTGCGTCTTGGTAAGCCTGAGGTAGGATCAATCTTCCTCGATGCTTATCAGGAAGGAAACAACGTAGTTATAGAAGTACGTGATGATGGTGCAGGTATCAATGTAGAAAAAGTTAAGAAAAAGATGGTTGAAAGAGGACTTGTTCCTGCTGACCAGATTGATACAATAACAGATAAAGAAGCTATAGCTACATTATTCTCACCTAGCTTCTCTACTGCGGATAAGGTAAGTGATGTGTCGGGACGAGGAGTTGGTCTTGATGTTGTTAAGACTAACATTGAATCTCTTGGCGGTACCATTGAGTGTAAGACAGAGCGTGGAGCAGGAAGCAGTTTCACTATCAGACTTCCACTTACACTTGCTATTGTTCAGGCACTTATGGTAGAGCTTGGCACTGAGAAGTATGCTATACCTCTTGGAAGTATTCAGACAATAGAAGAAGTTACAAAGGACGATATAAAGTACGTTCAGTCTAAAGAGGTAATCAGCCTTCGTGGTACTGTTATCCCTCTTATCAGGCTTGATACACTTCTTGATGTTCCGGAGAGAGAGGCTAATAACGACAACATTGTGATAGTAATTGTAAGAAAGGCTGACAAGCTTGCAGGTCTTGTAGTTGACGGCCTTATAGGACAGCAGGAAATCGTTATCAAGTCAATTGGAAAATACATCAGCACTCCTAAGCTTATAAGTGGCTCTACCATACTTGGTGATGGTGAAGTTGCACTTATCTTGGATGCAAATGTATTACTTTAG
- the cheB gene encoding chemotaxis-specific protein-glutamate methyltransferase CheB: MKKILIIDDSALIRRVLSDIIKSDKRFQVKDIARDGLEGLNLLLTNKGNYDAVILDINMPKMNGLELLAELVRVKNKIPVIVVSTLVKEGASETIKALELGAFDFVLKPDSYAKVREEVFKNNLIDSLEAATKALPLTDKDANASDKMKAVKVAKEFVYPKRLGAGNGKTLIALACSTGGPKALQTLIPLLPHKIGASMLIVQHMPEGFTKTLADRLQESSMVNVKEADDGDRLMENQLYIAKGGYQLRIKEQSGESFISLEKDPPRGGLRPCADIMYESLMGSAYDKIVCVVLTGMGADGTAGIKQLKQTNNVYVIAQDEPTCTVYGMPRMVAEAGLVDEVLPLDQIADAIVKATGVH; this comes from the coding sequence ATGAAAAAAATTTTGATAATTGATGACTCTGCACTCATAAGAAGGGTACTATCTGATATAATAAAATCCGATAAGAGATTTCAGGTTAAAGATATTGCTCGTGATGGCCTGGAAGGATTGAACCTGCTTCTTACTAACAAGGGAAACTATGATGCGGTAATCTTAGATATCAATATGCCTAAGATGAACGGGCTTGAGTTACTGGCGGAGCTGGTAAGGGTAAAAAATAAAATTCCCGTAATTGTAGTGAGTACTCTTGTAAAAGAAGGAGCATCTGAAACTATCAAGGCTTTGGAATTAGGTGCGTTTGACTTTGTTCTCAAACCTGACAGCTATGCTAAGGTAAGGGAAGAAGTATTTAAGAACAATCTAATCGATAGTCTTGAAGCAGCGACAAAGGCTTTACCTCTCACAGACAAGGATGCTAATGCATCTGATAAGATGAAGGCTGTTAAAGTGGCTAAAGAATTTGTCTATCCTAAAAGGTTAGGTGCAGGAAACGGAAAGACGCTTATTGCTCTTGCCTGTTCAACTGGTGGTCCCAAAGCACTTCAGACTCTGATTCCTTTGCTTCCGCATAAAATAGGTGCGTCGATGCTGATAGTACAGCATATGCCGGAAGGCTTTACAAAAACTCTGGCGGACAGACTTCAGGAATCAAGTATGGTAAATGTAAAAGAAGCTGATGATGGCGACAGGCTAATGGAAAATCAGCTCTACATTGCAAAGGGAGGATATCAGCTTAGAATTAAAGAACAGTCAGGCGAAAGCTTTATTTCTCTTGAAAAAGATCCTCCAAGAGGAGGCCTAAGACCTTGTGCCGACATCATGTATGAATCCCTTATGGGAAGCGCGTATGACAAGATTGTCTGCGTGGTACTAACCGGGATGGGAGCAGATGGAACAGCCGGAATCAAACAATTGAAACAAACTAACAATGTTTATGTTATAGCCCAGGATGAGCCGACATGTACAGTGTACGGCATGCCAAGGATGGTAGCTGAAGCGGGACTTGTAGATGAAGTTCTGCCATTAGATCAGATTGCCGATGCTATAGTAAAAGCGACGGGGGTACATTAA
- a CDS encoding flagellar brake protein: protein MATYSVSIGDKVDIVRQAYVSKDTDEFDTLSSKVIDVIDEITFKLTMPMNKTVTIPLEEGEESYMYFYTAFGILAARTMVTERFFEGSIAVMIIKLVTELEKSQRRQFYRLQCSIGARYHILTEDEKQGLSDFIGESRLIQENKSRYIDLVAGNTYLWEDCIVIDLSGGGVKFLSDKEIPKNELVILGIEFNVGDDSKEQYFLMNVIGSFRKLSDSSPTKYEIRTKFMGMREISRDTIVRFVFEEERRNRRKELL, encoded by the coding sequence ATGGCAACTTATTCTGTTTCTATAGGAGATAAAGTTGATATAGTTCGTCAGGCTTATGTAAGCAAGGATACAGATGAATTTGATACTCTAAGCAGCAAGGTAATAGATGTGATTGATGAAATTACATTCAAGCTTACCATGCCTATGAATAAAACAGTAACCATACCTCTTGAAGAGGGTGAAGAAAGTTATATGTATTTTTATACTGCTTTTGGAATTTTGGCTGCAAGGACGATGGTTACTGAGAGATTTTTCGAGGGAAGTATTGCAGTTATGATAATTAAGCTTGTGACAGAGCTTGAAAAGAGCCAGAGAAGGCAGTTTTACAGGCTTCAGTGCTCGATAGGAGCCAGATATCATATACTTACTGAAGATGAAAAACAGGGACTTAGCGATTTTATTGGCGAAAGTAGGTTAATTCAGGAGAATAAAAGCCGATATATAGATTTGGTAGCAGGTAATACCTATCTTTGGGAAGATTGTATCGTAATCGACCTGAGTGGGGGCGGAGTGAAGTTTCTGTCAGATAAGGAGATACCTAAAAATGAGCTTGTCATTCTTGGTATTGAATTTAACGTTGGAGACGATTCAAAAGAACAGTATTTTCTTATGAACGTCATTGGTTCATTTAGAAAATTGTCGGATTCATCGCCTACTAAATACGAAATCAGAACCAAGTTTATGGGGATGAGGGAGATATCGAGGGATACAATAGTTAGGTTTGTATTCGAAGAAGAACGTAGAAACAGGCGTAAAGAGCTGTTATAA